A window of the Streptomyces formicae genome harbors these coding sequences:
- a CDS encoding cellulose-binding protein, translating into MSDTSSPFGFELVRRGYDRGQVDDRITKLVADRDSALARITSLEKRIEELHLETQNAQAQVNDAEPSYAGLGARVEKILRLAEEEAKDLREEARRAAEQHRELAESAAQQVRNDAEAFAAERKQKAEDDGVRIVEKAQGEANTLRADAQKDAQSKREEADALFEETRAKAAQAAADFETNLAKRREQSERDLASRQAKAEKRLAEIEHRAEQLRLEAEKLRTDAERRARQTVETAQRQAEDIVADANAKADRIRSESERELAALTNRRDSINAQLTNVREMLATLTGAAVAAAGTPADDEPISRGVPAQQTR; encoded by the coding sequence ATGAGCGACACTTCCTCCCCCTTCGGCTTCGAGCTCGTGCGGCGTGGGTACGACCGCGGTCAGGTGGATGACCGCATTACCAAACTCGTCGCCGATCGTGACAGTGCTCTCGCACGGATCACCTCTCTGGAAAAGCGCATCGAGGAGCTCCACCTCGAGACGCAGAATGCCCAGGCCCAGGTCAACGACGCCGAGCCGTCGTACGCGGGACTCGGTGCGCGTGTCGAGAAGATCCTCCGCCTCGCGGAGGAGGAGGCGAAGGACCTGCGCGAGGAGGCCCGGCGCGCCGCCGAACAGCACCGTGAGCTCGCCGAGTCGGCCGCCCAGCAGGTGCGCAACGACGCGGAGGCGTTCGCGGCCGAGCGCAAGCAGAAGGCCGAGGACGACGGCGTCCGGATCGTCGAGAAGGCCCAGGGCGAGGCGAACACGCTGCGCGCCGACGCGCAGAAGGACGCGCAGTCCAAGCGCGAGGAGGCGGACGCCCTCTTCGAGGAGACCCGTGCCAAGGCCGCCCAGGCCGCGGCGGACTTCGAGACGAACCTGGCGAAGCGGCGCGAGCAGTCCGAGCGCGACCTCGCATCCCGCCAGGCCAAGGCCGAGAAGCGGCTCGCGGAGATCGAGCACCGCGCCGAGCAGCTCCGCCTGGAGGCGGAGAAGCTCCGCACGGACGCGGAGCGCCGCGCCCGCCAGACGGTGGAGACCGCGCAGCGTCAGGCCGAGGACATCGTCGCGGACGCGAACGCGAAGGCGGACCGGATCCGTTCGGAATCCGAGCGCGAGCTGGCGGCGCTGACGAACCGCCGCGACTCGATCAACGCGCAGCTGACGAACGTCCGCGAGATGCTGGCGACGCTGACGGGCGCGGCCGTCGCCGCGGCGGGCACGCCGGCGGACGACGAGCCGATCTCGCGGGGCGTCCCGGCCCAGCAGACGCGCTGA